The segment GTACCCGGTGATCGCGGTCGTGACGGATGCTGCGCGCGACGCGCTCGCCCAGGCTCGGCCGGGCAGCCGCATCCGCTTCCGCCACGCGCGTCCGACGGACTGAGCCGCGCGGGCGCTCCGCTCACCAGCGGGCGATGAGCGCGGCAGCCTCGTCGCGGGCGTCGGCGGGGAGAGCGAGCGCGATGGCCTCGGCGAGGGTGAGCTCGGCGCCGCGGCGCTCACCGGCGGCGACCGCGTCGGGGTCGACCGCGCGCATGGCGTCGAGCTGCGGGGTGTGCACCGTGAAGGCTTCGGCGTCGAACACGCCGATGCGGTGGCGGATGACGGCGGCGACCGCCGACAGTGCGCCCGCCCGTTCGCCGTCCCCGCGGGCCGCGGCGACGGCGCACAGCCCTTCGAGCCCGTAGGCGATCCCCTCTTCGAAGTGCAGGCGCAGCGACACGAGAAGCGTCCGCACGCACTGCCCTTCTGCCGTGTCGATCTCGCCGCGGACGAGCTGCAGTCGCGCGAGGTGGTTGCCGGCGACCGACGTCGTGAAGAGGTCACCGCCGGCGGCCGCCGCCACCGTCGCGCGGTCGAAATGTCCGAGTGCGTCGTCGGTGAGCCCGCGGAGCCACGCCAGTCGTCCGCGGGCGACCTCGGTGATGGCCTCGGCCCAGGTGTTGCCGAGGGCGTGGAGCCTCTCGACCGCGGCGGTCAGCTCCCGCTCGGCGGTATCGAGGTCGGGCAGCTCGAGCTGGAGCCGCGCCGTCGCCCGCGCGGCGAGCGCCATCGCCGCGGCATCCTCGTCTCCGCTCTCCTCGAACAGCCGGATGCACTCCCCGAGCCCCGCCACGGCCTCTTCGCTCGGGCGCTGCCACATCTCGCCCCACAGGGCGAAGAACCAGGCCACGGCGCGGGTGTGCGGGGTGATCGGCTGATCTTTGCCGAGGAGCTCCAGCATCCACACCCGCACCTCGGCGAAGAAGCCGGCCACCCACCAGTAGATCAGGAGAGACCACGCGAAATCCCCGGCGTCGTCGAGCCGGCCGGTGTGGATGAGGTGACGCACCGCCGCGCGGAGGTTGGGAAGATCCAAGCCCAGCTCCGCGACCGCGTCCGCCTGTCCCGGTCCGCCCAGCCGGGGCGCGATGCGCGCGACGAGGTGGCGATAGTGATCGGCGTGCGCGGCGCGTACCGCGGCAGCATCCCCCCGCTCCTTCAGCCGCCCCACCGCGTACTCGCGGACCAGCGCCAGCAGGGAGAAGACGGGGCGACCGTCGACGTCGACGGGCTTGACCAGCGAGGAGTCGACGAGCGCCGCGAGATCCTCCATCGCATCGGCGCCCCAGGATCTGCCCCGTCCGATCGCCTCCACCGCATCGAAGGTGAACCGGGTGGCGAAGACGCCGAGGTCCTCGAGCATGGCGCGCTGCGGGGCCGGCAGCAGGCTCACGCTCCACTCGATGGTGGCCCGCATCGTGCGGTGCCGGTCGGGGAGGTCGCGCACCGCCGCGGTGAGCAGCGGCAGACTCTGCTCCAATCGCTCCGCGATCCCCCGGGTGCCGAGGACCCGCACCTTCGCCGCCGCCAGCTCGATGCCCAGCGGCAGGCCTTCCAGGCGACGGCAGATGTCGGCGACATCCTGCGCGTTGGCGTCGGAGAGGGCGAAGTCGGGACTGACCGCGCTCGCGCGGTCGGCGAACAGACGGCACGCGGGGGTGGTGCGCACGCGCTCCCGCGTGGCGCGTGTCCACGAGTCGGGGACGGGCAGCCCCGCGACGTCGTAGACCTGCTCGCCGCGGATGCGCAGGACGATGCGACTGGTCACGAGGAAGGTCGCCATGGGGGAGGCGTGCGAGAGGCGCACCAGCAGCGGCGCGGCCTCGACCACCTGCTCAAAGTTGTCCAGGACCACGAGGACGCGGCGGCCGGACAATGCCCGCGCGATGCGTTCCTCCAGGGGCGCCTCGCCGTTGTCGCGCACGCCCAGGGAGTAGGCGATCGTGGGGACGACGAGGCCGGGTTCGAGGACGCCCTCCAGGAGGACGAAGTACACTCCGTCGGGGAAGAGGTCCTCGCTCGCGCGGGCGACCTCGATCGCCAGCCTGCTCTTCCCGACTCCGCCGGGTCCGATGAGGCTGACCACGTGGGCGGGGCCGGTCAGGAGCTCGCGGATCGCCGCGACATCCTCCTCCCGACCGATCGTCGAGGTGTACGGGACGGGCACCTTCGGCGCCGCGGCCGGGACGACATCCGAGATCTCGCGATCAGCCAGTGGGCGGGACGCGTCGAAGCGCTCGGCCAGCAGGGTCGCCAGGTCGTCGCGGACGTGATCGCGGAGCTCGTCGACCGACGAGAAGGAGAGGTAGGCCGCGGTGTCGTCGTCGCGGATGCGGTCGATGAGGGCGACCAGGCGCGGGTCGCGACGTTCGGATGCGCGGATGTAGATGAGCTTCGGCATCTCGCGGGGCGCGAGGTTGTACTCGTCCTCCAGGCCCGAGACCTGCTCCTCCGGCGCCACCCACCCGTAGCTGTCGCCGTAGATCCCCACGAACACGTCGCTCTGCGCCAGGTAGGACCGGTACAGCGCGCGGGGTGGATGCGGCCGGGCGCCGAGTTCGAACATCACCGGCGCCAGACGCAGGCTCTCGATGGCGCCCCGCACCGCGACGCGCTCGTCGGCGAGCTCGCGCAGGGTGGAGCTGACGAAGATCCGCAGACGCTGGTCGGGCGTGCGGATCACCCGCTCGTGCCCGTCCGCGCCTGCGGGCTCGACGAGCCCGGCGGTGGCGGCATCGCCCCCCGTCATGCAGACATCATGGCCTCACCAGGGATTCTCCGCCAGATGTCGGGGAATGGTGGGGGGATTTGCGGGGTTATACCCGAGGAACATCGACTCGTCAAGGATCGCGCTGGACACGGCGCGTCATCCGGACTATAGTTGGTCCTTGCGCTCCTGGTTTCCCCCTGCCCTCATATGGTGGTCGGCTGTGACTGCACGCCCCCGCTTCACCGCGGTGTGCGACGTGCAGGCTTCGGGGATGACTGAGCACTCCACCTGACGACAAGGAAACGAAGCCCGATCCGGGCTCACGGAGGTTATCCCTTGGCTGCTGCGCCCAACGCATCCAATCCCACCACCACCCCCAAGAACGGCCGCGGCGCATCGCGGCTCTCGTTCGCGAAGATCTCCGACACGCTGACGGTCCCCGACCTTCTCGCGCTGCAGACCGAGTCCTTCGACTGGCTCGTCGGCAACGACGCGTGGCGGGAGCGCCTCGCCGAGGCGCAGGCCGCCGGTCGTACGGACATCGCCCTCAAGAGCGGACTGGAGGAGATCTTCGAGGAGATCTCGCCGATCGAGGACCTGAGCGAGACCATGCAGCTCTCGTTCACCAACCCCTACCTCGAGCCCGAGAAGTACTCCATCGAGGAGTGCAAGGAGCGCGGCAAGACCTACGCGGCCCCTCTCTACGTCGAGGCCGAGTTCATGAACCACCAGACCGGTGAGATCAAGACGCAGACGGTCTTCATGGGCGACTTCCCGCTCCAGACCGACAAGGGCACGTTCATCATCAACGGCACCGAGCGTGTCGTGGTCTCGCAGCTCGTGCGCTCGCCCGGCGTCTACTTCGACAAGACCCCCGACAAGACCTCCGACAAGGACATCGTGTCGGCCCGCATCATCCCCAGCCGCGGCGCGTGGCTGGAGTTCGAGATCGACAAGCGCGACCAGGTCGGCGTCCGCATCGACCGCAAGCGCAAGCAGTCGGTCACGGTGTTCCTGAAGGCCCTCGGCCTGTCCAGCGAAGACATCCTGAACGAGTTCGCCGGTTTCGACTCCATCGAGGAGACCCTCTCGAAGGACACGATCCTGTCCAAGGAGGACGCGCTCCGCGACATCTACCGCAAGCTCCGTCCGGGCGAGCAGGTCGCCGCCGAGGCCGCCCGCGCGCTGCTGGACAACTTCTACTTCAACCCCAAGCGCTACGACCTGGCGAAGGTCGGTCGCTACAAGATCAACCAGAAGCTGGGGCTGGATGCTGCGCTGTCGGACTCGGTGCTGACCGTCGACGACATCGTCGCGACCATCAAGTACCTCGTGCGCGTGCACCGCGGCGACGAGACCTTCGAGGGCGTGCGCGGTGGCAAGAACGTCGAGATCCGTCTCGACGTCGATGACATCGACAACTTCGGCAACCGTCGCATCCGTGCGGTGGGCGAGCTCATCCAGAACCAGGTCCGCACGGGGCTCTCGCGCATGGAGCGCGTCGTCCGCGAGCGCATGACCACGCAGGACATCGAGGCCATCACCCCGCAGACCCTGATCAACGTCCGCCCCGTGGTGGCTGCGATCAAGGAGTTCTTCGGCACCTCGCAGCT is part of the Microbacterium sp. ET2 genome and harbors:
- a CDS encoding DUF4062 domain-containing protein, producing MTGGDAATAGLVEPAGADGHERVIRTPDQRLRIFVSSTLRELADERVAVRGAIESLRLAPVMFELGARPHPPRALYRSYLAQSDVFVGIYGDSYGWVAPEEQVSGLEDEYNLAPREMPKLIYIRASERRDPRLVALIDRIRDDDTAAYLSFSSVDELRDHVRDDLATLLAERFDASRPLADREISDVVPAAAPKVPVPYTSTIGREEDVAAIRELLTGPAHVVSLIGPGGVGKSRLAIEVARASEDLFPDGVYFVLLEGVLEPGLVVPTIAYSLGVRDNGEAPLEERIARALSGRRVLVVLDNFEQVVEAAPLLVRLSHASPMATFLVTSRIVLRIRGEQVYDVAGLPVPDSWTRATRERVRTTPACRLFADRASAVSPDFALSDANAQDVADICRRLEGLPLGIELAAAKVRVLGTRGIAERLEQSLPLLTAAVRDLPDRHRTMRATIEWSVSLLPAPQRAMLEDLGVFATRFTFDAVEAIGRGRSWGADAMEDLAALVDSSLVKPVDVDGRPVFSLLALVREYAVGRLKERGDAAAVRAAHADHYRHLVARIAPRLGGPGQADAVAELGLDLPNLRAAVRHLIHTGRLDDAGDFAWSLLIYWWVAGFFAEVRVWMLELLGKDQPITPHTRAVAWFFALWGEMWQRPSEEAVAGLGECIRLFEESGDEDAAAMALAARATARLQLELPDLDTAERELTAAVERLHALGNTWAEAITEVARGRLAWLRGLTDDALGHFDRATVAAAAGGDLFTTSVAGNHLARLQLVRGEIDTAEGQCVRTLLVSLRLHFEEGIAYGLEGLCAVAAARGDGERAGALSAVAAVIRHRIGVFDAEAFTVHTPQLDAMRAVDPDAVAAGERRGAELTLAEAIALALPADARDEAAALIARW